Proteins from one Triticum aestivum cultivar Chinese Spring chromosome 7A, IWGSC CS RefSeq v2.1, whole genome shotgun sequence genomic window:
- the LOC123147168 gene encoding uncharacterized protein, translating to MMTGSSSRVFIMPGAGHVHYLVAGGSGGGDDPRYPWTFKSLHEVDAVVPAIARGAPVGPDGCPICFRTFASAKAVHGHMRSHTDRSWRGMEPPRETPLGELGPDGQRYPYVCDRCKMPFRTRQALGGHRASHNGKKGCSWLEREELAADLFGAVLFDISRSKIRSIG from the coding sequence ATGATGACCGGATCGAGCTCCCGAGTGTTCATCATGCCCGGCGCCGGCCATGTCCACTACCTCGTCGCGGGAGGCTCCGGAGGAGGCGACGACCCCAGGTACCCCTGGACCTTCAAGTCCCTGCACGAGGTGGACGCCGTCGTCCCTGCCATCGCCCGTGGAGCACCGGTAGGGCCTGACGGGTGCCCCATCTGCTTCCGCACATTCGCCAGTGCCAAGGCCGTCCATGGCCACATGCGCAGCCACACGGACCGCAGCTGGCGCGGCATGGAGCCGCCCCGGGAGACACCCCTGGGCGAGCTCGGGCCGGACGGGCAGCGTTACCCGTACGTGTGCGACCGCTGCAAGATGCCTTTCCGGACGCGCCAGGCGCTCGGCGGCCACCGCGCCAGCCACAATGGTAAGAAAGGCTGCTCCTGGCTCGAAAGAGAGGAGCTCGCCGCTGATTTATTTGGTGCTGTTTTATTTGACATTAGCCGATCTAAAATTAGATCTATAGGTTAA